From one Macellibacteroides fermentans genomic stretch:
- a CDS encoding threonine aldolase family protein: MRSFASDNNSGVHPLVMDALLKANVDHAVGYGDDNWTHAAEKKLKEVFGEKATPFFVFNGTGANSVALQAVTRSFNSILCAETAHINVDECGAPGRMTGCALVSIPTSDGKLTPELIKARLHNFGVCHHSQPKVVYISQVTELGTVYTIDEVKAVADLLHAHSMYLHMDGARLANACAYLKCSMKQLTVDAGVDILSFGGTKNGMMMGEAVIAFSPEIAENLMYFRKQSAQLASKMRYLSAQFIPYLENDLWLVNAVKANAAAIKLSNILKQYPGIVFTQKVESNALFFTIPTDALRKLQEEYYFYMWNEERNEARLVTSWDTTDEDISKFEESLKTIFK, from the coding sequence ATGAGAAGTTTTGCTAGCGATAATAATTCCGGCGTTCATCCTTTGGTTATGGATGCTCTATTAAAAGCGAATGTAGATCATGCTGTAGGTTATGGAGACGATAACTGGACACATGCGGCTGAGAAGAAGTTGAAAGAAGTTTTTGGAGAAAAGGCGACTCCTTTTTTTGTATTCAACGGAACAGGGGCAAATTCGGTCGCCTTACAAGCTGTTACAAGATCTTTTAATTCGATCCTTTGTGCTGAAACCGCACATATCAACGTGGACGAATGCGGAGCACCGGGACGGATGACCGGATGCGCCCTGGTTTCTATCCCTACTTCGGATGGTAAACTGACACCGGAACTAATAAAAGCAAGATTACATAATTTTGGTGTTTGCCATCATTCGCAACCTAAGGTCGTATATATTTCGCAGGTAACAGAGTTAGGTACGGTTTACACGATCGACGAGGTTAAAGCCGTTGCCGATTTGCTTCATGCACATTCTATGTACCTGCACATGGATGGTGCCCGTTTAGCCAACGCATGCGCTTACCTGAAGTGCTCGATGAAGCAACTTACCGTAGATGCGGGGGTAGATATACTTAGTTTCGGCGGCACCAAAAATGGAATGATGATGGGGGAAGCCGTTATTGCCTTTTCGCCCGAAATTGCTGAAAATTTAATGTATTTCAGAAAACAGTCAGCTCAGCTGGCTTCCAAGATGAGGTATTTATCGGCTCAGTTCATCCCATATCTTGAAAATGATTTATGGCTTGTGAATGCCGTAAAAGCCAATGCTGCCGCAATTAAATTATCAAATATACTCAAACAATATCCAGGGATTGTCTTTACACAAAAGGTTGAATCCAATGCATTGTTCTTTACCATTCCAACCGATGCACTGCGTAAGCTGCAAGAAGAATACTACTTCTATATGTGGAACGAGGAGAGGAATGAAGCCCGATTAGTCACCTCCTGGGATACAACGGATGAAGATATTTCAAAGTTTGAAGAATCTCTCAAAACAATATTCAAATAA
- a CDS encoding helix-turn-helix transcriptional regulator, which yields MNRLYNERYKSFDQYVSDQEIGFTKWDLTEGESLNRELIDHNHIFFILNGSVKISCNEFHDRIFKAGEMVFIPKSASFTGETLEASLIINHSFENPLNICDKAMMESLAPLSDTIAYRFQPLAIRPPLDHFLELFVSYLDDGVRCSHLFQAKQSEIFVLFRLYYTRLENATFFYPLIGKSVDFKSFVMANYLKVESVEEFARLGGYNVSTFRKKFKAHFNESAYQWILKQKSKHIKYKISIENVAFKDIMDEYGFATPAHFNEYCKTHFGMTPSQLRESLK from the coding sequence ATGAACAGATTGTACAACGAAAGATATAAAAGTTTTGATCAGTATGTATCCGATCAGGAAATTGGATTTACAAAATGGGATTTAACAGAAGGAGAAAGTTTAAATAGAGAGCTTATCGATCACAATCATATTTTCTTTATTTTAAATGGCTCTGTTAAGATTTCTTGTAATGAATTTCATGATCGGATATTTAAAGCCGGTGAAATGGTGTTTATTCCCAAATCCGCTTCATTTACGGGAGAGACGCTTGAAGCCAGCCTGATTATCAACCATTCTTTTGAAAATCCGCTCAACATATGCGATAAGGCCATGATGGAATCGCTGGCACCCTTAAGCGATACCATTGCCTATCGGTTTCAGCCCCTGGCAATCCGTCCGCCACTGGATCATTTTCTGGAGTTATTTGTAAGCTATCTGGACGATGGGGTACGATGCAGCCATCTGTTCCAGGCGAAGCAGTCCGAGATCTTTGTCCTTTTCAGGTTGTATTACACGCGTCTTGAGAATGCAACCTTCTTTTACCCCCTGATAGGTAAAAGTGTGGATTTTAAAAGTTTTGTAATGGCTAACTATCTAAAAGTTGAAAGTGTGGAGGAATTTGCACGATTAGGAGGCTATAATGTATCCACCTTTCGTAAAAAGTTCAAAGCGCATTTTAACGAATCGGCTTACCAATGGATTTTAAAGCAAAAGTCAAAACATATAAAGTATAAGATATCTATTGAGAATGTTGCTTTCAAGGATATTATGGACGAATATGGCTTTGCCACCCCGGCTCATTTCAACGAATATTGCAAGACTCATTTTGGAATGACACCTTCCCAATTAAGGGAGAGCCTTAAATAG
- the pckA gene encoding phosphoenolpyruvate carboxykinase (ATP), with amino-acid sequence MANLDLSKYGIVADAVIVHNPSYEQLFQAETDPSNQGYEVGKLTNTGAVAVDTGVFTGRSPKDRYIVKDATTEDTIWWDGTINKPVSTEVWNDLKALSLKQLSSAKKLYVVDTYCGTNEDTRMKVRFVMEVAWQAHFVTNMFIRPSQYELEHYGEPDFVVLNSSKTTNPNWKEQGLNSEVFVCFNLTEKLQIIGGTWYGGEMKKGMFAMMNYYLPLRGMASMHCSANVGKDGDVAVFFGLSGTGKTTLSADPKRYLIGDDEHGWDDNGVFNYEGGCYAKVISLSQENEPDIWQAIKRDALLENVTVREDGSVDYADGSKTENTRVSYPIYHINKIVLPSRAGHAKKIIYLSADAFGVLPPVSILDDKQAQYHFLCGYTSKLAGTERGITEPVPSFSPAFGEAFLTLHPTMYAKTLVSKMQEHGAKAYLVNTGWNGTGKRISIKNTRAIIDAIIDGSIENAEKVTLPVLNLTVPKALNNVSEGILDPRDTYADVNEWTEKAKSLAAKYIKNFEQYCDNDDAKALIASGPQL; translated from the coding sequence ATGGCAAATTTAGATTTAAGTAAGTATGGAATTGTAGCGGATGCTGTAATTGTTCATAACCCTTCTTATGAGCAGTTGTTCCAGGCAGAAACTGATCCAAGTAACCAAGGTTACGAAGTTGGAAAACTGACAAACACAGGTGCAGTGGCAGTAGACACAGGTGTCTTTACCGGTCGTTCTCCTAAAGACAGATACATCGTTAAAGATGCAACTACTGAAGATACAATTTGGTGGGACGGCACAATCAACAAGCCAGTTTCAACCGAAGTTTGGAATGATTTGAAGGCATTATCTTTGAAACAGCTTTCTTCTGCAAAGAAATTATACGTTGTTGATACTTATTGCGGTACAAACGAAGACACACGTATGAAAGTACGTTTCGTTATGGAAGTTGCATGGCAGGCTCACTTCGTGACAAACATGTTTATCCGTCCTTCACAATATGAACTGGAACACTACGGCGAACCTGATTTCGTTGTATTGAACTCTTCAAAAACAACCAATCCGAACTGGAAAGAGCAGGGCTTGAACTCAGAAGTATTTGTATGCTTCAACCTGACTGAAAAACTTCAGATCATCGGTGGTACATGGTACGGTGGTGAAATGAAGAAAGGTATGTTCGCTATGATGAACTACTACCTGCCTCTAAGAGGTATGGCTTCTATGCACTGTTCTGCCAACGTTGGTAAAGATGGTGATGTAGCTGTATTCTTCGGTCTTTCAGGAACAGGTAAGACAACTCTTTCTGCCGACCCGAAACGTTACCTTATCGGTGACGACGAGCACGGTTGGGATGACAACGGTGTATTTAACTACGAAGGTGGTTGCTACGCTAAGGTTATCAGCTTGAGCCAGGAAAACGAACCAGATATCTGGCAGGCTATCAAACGTGATGCTTTGCTTGAAAACGTAACAGTTCGCGAAGATGGTTCTGTTGACTATGCTGATGGATCAAAGACAGAAAACACACGTGTTTCTTATCCTATCTATCACATCAACAAGATCGTTCTTCCTTCAAGAGCAGGTCACGCTAAGAAAATCATCTACTTGTCTGCAGATGCTTTCGGAGTATTACCTCCGGTTTCTATCCTGGACGACAAGCAAGCTCAGTACCACTTCCTTTGCGGTTATACTTCTAAGTTGGCCGGAACAGAACGCGGTATCACTGAACCGGTTCCTTCTTTCTCTCCTGCTTTCGGTGAGGCATTCCTTACTTTGCATCCTACTATGTATGCTAAGACACTTGTGTCTAAAATGCAGGAGCACGGAGCAAAAGCTTATTTGGTTAACACCGGATGGAACGGAACAGGCAAGCGTATTTCTATCAAGAATACACGTGCTATTATCGATGCTATCATTGATGGTTCTATCGAAAACGCAGAAAAGGTTACTCTTCCAGTATTGAACCTGACAGTTCCAAAAGCATTGAACAATGTTTCTGAAGGTATCCTTGACCCACGTGATACGTATGCCGACGTAAACGAATGGACAGAAAAGGCTAAGAGCCTTGCTGCAAAATATATTAAGAATTTTGAGCAATACTGCGATAACGACGATGCAAAAGCATTAATTGCATCAGGTCCGCAGTTGTAA
- a CDS encoding GH92 family glycosyl hydrolase: MAQVKPADYVNPIIGTNGMGHTFPGACVPHGIVQLSPDTDTIPHNVNGVYQPRAYEYCAGYQYKDSTIVGFSHTHLSGTGHSDLGDILIMPFTGPLQTNPGTASDPDSGYRSRFSHNTEVARPGYYEVMLSDDAIKVQLTTTERVGIHKYTYPRGASQKIIVDLNHAIYNYDGKVLWANLRVENDTLLTGYRITNGWSRVNYTYFAISFSKSIKKYGYEDKQKIAYNGFWRRFKVNENFPEIGGRKVVSYFEFDDSDNKPLEIKVALSGVSTLGALKNLEAEASGRTFDELTIQAAEKWNKELSVIEAHGDKDKLTMLYTSLYHTLINPSVYADVDGQYRGVDQAVHQTKDFMNYTVFSVWDTYRALHPLFNIINRERNTDMVKSMIAHSQQSVHKALPVWSHMGNENWCMIGYHSVSVLSDAIAKGLPVDKDQSLKAMISSSSIPYYDHTDEYMKLGYVSFDQSASAASITLEYAYDDWTIYKLAQSMGNQKVADEYKKRALSYRNLFDKELGFARPRYADGTWKPAFSLLNTHGEGFIEGNSWNYSFYVPHDVNGLIEMMGGDSRFINKLDSLFSMHLPDEFFAHTEDVTREGLLGTYVHGNEPSHHIPYLYMWSSKPWKTQYWIREIMNRMYRNNIDGLCGNDDCGQMSAWYVLSAMGFYPVCPGTDQYVIGAPYLPYMKLTLENGKELVIKADKVSDKNRYVKSVKLNGKPYHKAFIGQQDIMNGGELTFEMSSQPNKQRIFKGENRPYSLSE, translated from the coding sequence ATGGCTCAGGTAAAACCGGCCGATTACGTTAATCCTATTATTGGAACCAATGGTATGGGGCATACCTTTCCCGGAGCATGCGTACCTCATGGTATTGTACAGCTAAGTCCGGATACGGATACCATTCCCCATAATGTAAACGGTGTCTACCAACCACGTGCCTACGAGTATTGTGCCGGATATCAATACAAAGACAGCACCATTGTTGGATTCAGTCATACCCATTTAAGCGGAACGGGGCATTCGGACCTGGGAGATATCTTAATTATGCCATTTACCGGACCCTTGCAGACCAATCCGGGAACGGCTTCCGATCCTGATAGTGGATATCGATCCAGATTCAGTCACAATACAGAGGTTGCCCGTCCGGGTTATTACGAGGTGATGCTATCGGATGATGCGATTAAAGTACAGCTCACCACAACCGAACGTGTGGGTATTCATAAATATACGTACCCCCGGGGGGCTTCCCAGAAAATAATAGTAGACCTGAATCACGCCATTTATAATTACGACGGAAAGGTTTTATGGGCAAATTTACGGGTAGAGAATGATACCCTGCTGACCGGATATCGCATAACGAATGGCTGGAGCCGGGTGAATTACACCTACTTTGCAATCTCTTTTTCAAAATCCATCAAGAAGTATGGGTATGAAGACAAGCAGAAGATTGCCTATAATGGTTTTTGGCGTCGGTTTAAGGTGAATGAGAATTTCCCCGAGATAGGTGGACGGAAAGTCGTTTCGTATTTCGAGTTTGATGATTCCGACAATAAACCTTTGGAAATAAAGGTGGCACTTTCCGGAGTAAGTACTTTGGGAGCACTTAAAAACCTGGAAGCAGAAGCCTCCGGCCGGACTTTCGACGAACTTACAATCCAGGCCGCTGAGAAGTGGAATAAGGAATTGTCAGTTATCGAAGCCCATGGAGATAAGGATAAGCTGACCATGTTATATACTTCTCTGTATCACACCCTCATCAATCCATCGGTTTATGCCGACGTGGACGGGCAGTACAGGGGGGTAGACCAGGCGGTACATCAGACAAAAGATTTTATGAATTATACGGTGTTTTCTGTTTGGGATACCTACCGGGCATTACACCCATTGTTCAATATCATCAACCGTGAACGTAATACGGACATGGTGAAATCGATGATAGCCCACAGTCAGCAAAGTGTGCACAAAGCATTGCCTGTATGGAGTCATATGGGAAATGAAAATTGGTGTATGATCGGGTACCACTCAGTCTCCGTTTTGTCGGACGCAATCGCCAAAGGATTGCCTGTGGATAAAGACCAATCGTTGAAAGCAATGATCAGCAGCTCATCGATACCCTATTACGATCATACCGATGAGTATATGAAACTGGGGTATGTTTCCTTCGACCAGAGTGCATCAGCCGCATCCATTACATTGGAATATGCCTACGATGACTGGACTATTTATAAGTTGGCTCAATCTATGGGTAACCAAAAGGTAGCCGACGAGTATAAAAAGAGAGCTTTGAGTTACCGTAATCTATTTGATAAAGAGCTGGGTTTTGCCCGTCCCCGTTATGCAGACGGCACTTGGAAGCCGGCGTTCAGTCTGCTCAACACCCATGGCGAAGGTTTTATTGAAGGTAATTCATGGAACTACTCGTTTTATGTACCCCACGATGTAAACGGGCTGATCGAAATGATGGGAGGCGACAGCCGTTTCATCAATAAGCTTGATTCGTTGTTCTCCATGCATTTGCCGGACGAGTTCTTCGCCCACACAGAAGATGTAACCCGCGAAGGATTGCTGGGTACCTATGTACATGGTAACGAACCGAGTCACCATATCCCTTATTTGTATATGTGGAGCAGCAAACCCTGGAAAACCCAGTACTGGATCAGGGAAATCATGAACCGGATGTACCGGAATAATATCGACGGACTTTGTGGGAACGACGACTGCGGACAAATGTCTGCGTGGTATGTACTTTCTGCCATGGGATTTTATCCTGTTTGTCCGGGTACAGATCAATATGTAATAGGAGCACCCTATCTACCCTATATGAAGCTTACGCTTGAAAACGGAAAAGAGTTGGTTATAAAAGCGGATAAGGTGAGCGACAAGAACCGTTATGTGAAATCGGTCAAACTTAACGGAAAACCTTACCATAAAGCTTTTATCGGGCAACAAGATATAATGAATGGGGGAGAGCTTACTTTCGAAATGTCGTCTCAACCAAATAAACAGAGGATATTTAAGGGCGAGAACAGACCATATTCGTTGTCTGAATAA
- a CDS encoding MFS transporter, with the protein MKHTKSLTLLVPVMFTFFTMGFVDLVGIATNYVKEDFTLSDTMANLLPSMVFLWFLVCSVPTGMLMNKIGRRKTVIISVLVTFLSLLVPLIEYSYSMMLISFALLGMGNAMMQVSLNPLLSNVVSGHLLASSLTLGQFFKAIASFLAPIITAWAVVEFGNWRMLYPIFASISLIAAFWLLFTSVEEQKTEGKTSTFSQCFSLLGNQSILMLFIGIMCHVGIDVGINTTAPKILMERTGMTLADAGYATSLYFLCRTIGCFGGAFILARFAPRKFFLISIVGVALAIGGLLVVDKLVYIYLCIGLIGFGNSNLFSILFSQAFQLQPENSNEVSGLMMMGIFGGAVLPLLMGITSDAIGSQLGAVIILAICTVYLFILYPKLK; encoded by the coding sequence ATGAAACACACAAAATCGTTAACCTTGCTTGTTCCTGTGATGTTTACCTTTTTTACAATGGGGTTTGTAGATCTGGTAGGTATTGCGACCAATTATGTAAAAGAGGATTTCACCTTGTCTGATACGATGGCTAATTTGCTGCCATCGATGGTTTTTCTTTGGTTTCTGGTCTGTTCTGTTCCTACGGGAATGCTGATGAATAAGATAGGAAGACGAAAAACGGTTATAATCAGCGTCCTGGTAACATTTCTCTCGTTGTTGGTTCCGCTGATCGAGTACAGCTATAGCATGATGTTGATCTCTTTTGCCCTGTTGGGAATGGGCAATGCCATGATGCAGGTGTCATTAAACCCATTGCTGTCTAATGTGGTAAGCGGTCACCTGCTTGCAAGCAGCCTTACCCTGGGTCAGTTTTTCAAGGCGATTGCCTCATTCCTTGCTCCGATAATTACAGCCTGGGCAGTGGTGGAGTTTGGTAACTGGAGGATGTTGTACCCTATCTTTGCCTCTATTTCACTTATTGCCGCTTTCTGGTTGTTGTTTACGTCTGTAGAGGAACAGAAAACTGAAGGGAAGACATCCACATTCTCTCAATGTTTTTCATTGTTGGGAAATCAGTCTATTTTAATGCTCTTTATAGGAATAATGTGCCATGTAGGTATCGATGTAGGTATTAATACCACTGCTCCCAAAATTCTAATGGAGCGGACAGGAATGACGTTGGCTGATGCAGGTTATGCAACCAGTCTTTATTTCTTGTGTCGTACGATAGGTTGTTTCGGCGGAGCTTTCATTCTGGCGAGGTTTGCCCCCAGGAAATTCTTTTTAATAAGCATTGTCGGCGTGGCCCTTGCTATTGGTGGCCTGCTTGTAGTGGATAAGCTTGTATATATATACCTGTGTATAGGACTGATCGGTTTCGGTAATTCAAACCTCTTTTCCATCCTATTCTCTCAGGCATTTCAACTTCAGCCGGAAAATAGCAATGAAGTGTCCGGCTTGATGATGATGGGTATTTTTGGAGGAGCCGTTTTACCATTGCTTATGGGAATTACATCAGATGCCATCGGTTCGCAGTTGGGAGCTGTAATCATTCTGGCAATTTGTACGGTGTACCTTTTTATCTTATATCCAAAATTAAAATAA